GATGTGGCGGCGCGGTTTCCGATCGACGGACGCCTCGTCGTGTCGGGCTATAGCTGGGGTGCCCTGATGGCGGCGCGCTTCGCCTGCGAGGGCGAGGCCGAGGTCTCCGCGCTCCTCCTGATCGCAGGCGCCTTCCCGCCGGGCATTCCCTGCGAGGGACGACCCGCCCGCGTCGCCCATGTCCACGGCACCACGGATACCGTGCTCACCTTCCCTTACGGTCCCGGCGGGGACACGACCCACGCCGTCGCCCTCTGGCGCGACCGCCTTGGCTGCGACGCGCCCGCCCGCGCCTTCGACTGGAACGCCGTCTCGTGGCTGACCCACAGGCGAACGGAATGGGACTGCGCGTCGGGCCGCGTCACGATGGACGTTCACCCCGCAAGCCACCTGATCCCGCGCGGATGGGTGGCACGGGTGCTGGACGAGGAACTGCAGGGCGCGCGCTGAAGCGCGGGCCGATCCCGATCAGGCGACCGGCGTCCCCCAGAGATCGTATTCCGACGCCTCGTCCACCTCGACGGTCAGGATGTCGCCCGCCGCCAGTTCCTCGAACTCCGAGTCGATGAAGAGGTTGCCGTCGATCTCGGGCGCGTCGGCCTTTGTGCGGCAGGTGGCGCCCTCGGCGTCGACCTCGTCCACGATCACCTCCAACCGCGTGCCGACCTTCGCGGCGAGCTTCGCGGCCGAGATCGCCTGCGCCTTCTCCATGAAGCGGGC
This portion of the uncultured Jannaschia sp. genome encodes:
- a CDS encoding polyhydroxybutyrate depolymerase; the protein is MRACLLVLLTALISIAAPAHACGGPEACAVGDRSYHVRAPASWDGTTPIGVMLHFHGWGRQGPVPLGSPRTGAAADAAGLLFVAPNGLGRSWDFRHPGSRDTPFVEAVLADVAARFPIDGRLVVSGYSWGALMAARFACEGEAEVSALLLIAGAFPPGIPCEGRPARVAHVHGTTDTVLTFPYGPGGDTTHAVALWRDRLGCDAPARAFDWNAVSWLTHRRTEWDCASGRVTMDVHPASHLIPRGWVARVLDEELQGAR